Proteins from a single region of Cydia strobilella chromosome 2, ilCydStro3.1, whole genome shotgun sequence:
- the LOC134753668 gene encoding probable salivary secreted peptide, whose amino-acid sequence MRALAVLSLLCLFAAYSCQSHDLVLGQTTYGDVVLYNVNEYKYGFPFFVRTSIIEYPEPGKYNFAYIRAIHIKDNDRDGSGGYPSISAGGIGQRFVKIKLKSQRGGGFNFTVTIYGRY is encoded by the coding sequence ATGCGCGCGCTAGCCGTCTTATCGCTCCTGTGCCTTTTCGCGGCCTACTCCTGCCAGAGCCACGACCTGGTCCTAGGCCAGACCACGTACGGAGACGTCGTCTTATACAACGTCAACGAATATAAATATGGGTTCCCGTTCTTCGTGAGGACCAGCATTATTGAATACCCGGAGCCTGGGAAGTATAACTTCGCGTACATACGAGCTATCCATATTAAAGACAATGATCGCGATGGCTCAGGAGGGTACCCGTCGATTTCTGCTGGAGGCATTGGGCAAAGGTTTGTGAAGATCAAGTTGAAGTCCCAGCGAGGCGGCGGGTTTAACTTCACGGTGACCATCTACGGACGATATTGA
- the LOC134753657 gene encoding uncharacterized protein LOC134753657 codes for MKIVVLCCLVFSLANANDIRLGYADSRSTRIYNEIKEANPALWTRTDQIVISAAGNNVITEVLVTDLRPDKDGEASIVSGGIGGKTVTIGLSSPSILRGYRFEIEVFAADPNLNAAYYSKGGRSYDPYQENGQFARKY; via the coding sequence ATGAAGATCgtcgtgttgtgttgtttaGTCTTCTCATTGGCTAATGCCAATGATATTCGTTTAGGCTACGCTGATAGCCGTTCTACACGAATCTACAATGAAATAAAGGAAGCGAATCCAGCATTATGGACCAGGACTGACCAAATCGTAATCAGCGCAGCGGGGAACAACGTGATCACTGAAGTCCTGGTCACGGATCTGAGACCAGACAAGGATGGCGAAGCGAGTATCGTGAGCGGCGGGATCGGCGGGAAGACGGTGACCATCGGCCTCTCAAGCCCCTCCATTTTGAGGGGATACAGATTCGAGATTGAAGTGTTCGCTGCTGACCCAAATTTGAATGCTGCGTATTATAGCAAAGGCGGCCGTAGTTATGACCCTTATCAGGAGAATGGACAGTTTGCGCGGAAGTATTGA